One genomic segment of Gloeocapsa sp. PCC 73106 includes these proteins:
- a CDS encoding M23 family metallopeptidase gives MKKNKSTQITEAQMQLRNSKAMFCLALSVGATTVLLPEQALASSSLLDSVGLREQINTDPATKINLQKPQSKNLRVSLHKLTKNTTETIDSRINKPILLSTSIGTQKKVKALTPTPSNHNHELIHLVKFGDTVNEIAAHYQISAAELVKVNKITNPELIEVNQRLVIPEVQRKTTDRLTSKTPKLISQLPTPGSDPHLTKLRADILRLRQEYQAQKSNNRSVELIAPRLQQPSPNTAISANLVKFKNEVLIKEQEPRLASNVPVITASVQSSSLKEPKNPTLESQEQIAVQQQSIPDLPPLLPAEEYLPESPKEMELFNGYIWPANGVFTSGYGWRWGRMHSGIDIAGPIGSPVNAAASGEVIYAGWDVYGYGNLIKVRHYDGSITVYAHNSRILVRTGEKVEQGQHISDMGSTGFSTGPHLHFEIRPYQQGPVNPLAYLP, from the coding sequence TTGAAAAAAAACAAAAGTACACAGATAACAGAAGCTCAGATGCAGTTACGCAACTCCAAGGCTATGTTTTGCTTAGCTCTTTCAGTAGGAGCTACCACCGTTTTATTACCAGAACAAGCTTTAGCTAGTAGCTCATTACTCGATTCTGTTGGGTTAAGAGAGCAAATTAATACCGATCCTGCTACTAAGATCAATTTACAGAAACCTCAGTCCAAAAATCTGAGGGTATCTCTGCACAAACTAACTAAAAATACCACAGAAACAATCGACTCCAGGATAAATAAGCCTATCTTGCTTTCCACTTCCATCGGTACGCAGAAGAAAGTAAAAGCCTTAACACCAACGCCATCTAATCACAATCATGAGTTAATTCATCTAGTTAAGTTTGGAGATACGGTAAATGAAATCGCCGCTCATTATCAAATTTCTGCTGCAGAACTTGTCAAAGTTAACAAAATTACCAATCCCGAACTAATAGAAGTAAATCAGCGTTTAGTGATTCCCGAGGTTCAAAGAAAAACTACAGATAGATTAACTTCTAAAACCCCTAAACTTATCAGTCAATTACCAACTCCTGGTAGCGATCCTCATTTAACTAAATTAAGAGCCGATATCCTGCGTCTACGTCAAGAATATCAAGCTCAAAAAAGCAATAATCGCTCCGTAGAGTTAATTGCACCCAGATTACAACAACCCAGTCCTAACACAGCGATCTCAGCAAATCTAGTCAAATTTAAAAACGAGGTTCTCATCAAGGAGCAAGAACCTAGGTTAGCCTCTAATGTACCGGTAATTACGGCTAGTGTACAAAGCTCCAGCCTGAAGGAACCTAAAAACCCAACCCTTGAATCACAAGAACAGATCGCTGTACAGCAACAGAGTATTCCTGATTTACCCCCCCTACTTCCTGCAGAAGAATATCTGCCAGAAAGTCCCAAAGAAATGGAGCTATTTAATGGTTACATTTGGCCAGCTAACGGAGTTTTTACTTCTGGTTATGGCTGGCGCTGGGGGAGAATGCATAGTGGTATCGATATCGCCGGTCCCATCGGCTCACCCGTTAACGCCGCCGCATCGGGAGAGGTAATTTACGCAGGTTGGGACGTCTACGGCTATGGTAACTTGATTAAAGTACGACACTACGACGGTAGTATTACTGTCTATGCTCACAATAGTCGTATTCTGGTACGCACAGGCGAGAAAGTAGAACAAGGACAACACATCTCAGATATGGGTAGCACTGGTTTTAGTACCGGTCCCCATCTACATTTTGAGATTCGCCCCTACCAACAAGGTCCTGTTAATCCTCTGGCTTATTTACCCTAA
- the aat gene encoding leucyl/phenylalanyl-tRNA--protein transferase, producing the protein MDVSSIIQGYAQGYFLMADDDNELKWYSSRNRALIPLDSRFYYPKSLRRVINQERFEVAIDKDFVAVCKGCANRESTWISQELMGIYWNLHQAGWAHSFETWQGDKLAGGILGIAIRGVFIGESMFYQIPDGSKVAMVKLVEHLRQRGYGLFDAQMQNPHLARFGAYSISDAQYRPLLEQALTLRCTFN; encoded by the coding sequence ATGGCCGATGACGACAATGAATTAAAATGGTATTCGAGTCGTAATCGAGCTTTGATTCCTCTAGATTCCAGATTTTACTATCCCAAATCTCTACGGCGAGTTATTAATCAAGAACGTTTCGAAGTGGCGATAGATAAGGATTTTGTAGCCGTGTGTAAAGGCTGCGCTAACCGGGAAAGTACTTGGATTTCTCAAGAATTAATGGGAATTTACTGGAATCTACATCAAGCCGGTTGGGCCCATAGTTTTGAAACTTGGCAAGGAGATAAACTAGCAGGAGGAATTCTCGGTATCGCTATTCGTGGTGTTTTTATTGGAGAATCGATGTTTTATCAAATTCCCGACGGCTCAAAAGTAGCTATGGTTAAACTGGTCGAGCATTTGCGTCAGCGTGGCTATGGGCTTTTTGACGCCCAAATGCAAAACCCTCATTTAGCTCGTTTTGGGGCTTATAGTATTAGCGATGCCCAATATCGACCTTTGCTAGAACAAGCTTTAACTCTTCGTTGCACTTTTAATTAA